A genomic region of Arachis stenosperma cultivar V10309 chromosome 9, arast.V10309.gnm1.PFL2, whole genome shotgun sequence contains the following coding sequences:
- the LOC130950251 gene encoding uncharacterized protein LOC130950251 gives MQLPSVHNNLETAIISLQKKNPNYVFTNSIYSFCKWGVLVIAFLATFRTITNILIIRFSQTAPALSSIHDDDDFSDIDEDDVVSVSSSNSDPEDESEEDTVKHRDGEYFRVRGSSNDDGGFLRRRSIGDLFSLAEIANSKSVVKLWDTIGLGLRLGFDNSDCSDDESVYDHNEEPGICSVASGNPPAPVMSCASASPAVVVLGGESASGNLAVRLWDSRIRKRSPAVVAEWGPTSNGVEKAYVRDDGRYVLRVGDIRNVKLPLANVKASYIDNTWWPNSFHLLLPPI, from the coding sequence ATGCAACTTCCTTCGGTTCACAACAATCTCGAAACTGCAATAATCTCTCTGCAAAAGAAAAACCCTAATTACGTTTTCACAAATTCCATTTACTCCTTCTGCAAATGGGGTGTTCTCGTTATCGCATTCCTCGCCACCTTCCGCACCATCACCAACATTCTCATCATCAGGTTCAGCCAAACCGCTCCTGCTCTCTCCTCCATCCACGATGACGATGACTTTAGTGACATTGACGAAGACGATGTCGTTTCTGTATCCTCGTCTAATTCCGATCCCGAAGATGAAAGCGAAGAAGACACAGTTAAACACAGAGATGGAGAATATTTCCGTGTTAGAGGCTCAAGCAACGATGACGGAGGATTCTTGCGCCGGCGAAGCATCGGCGACCTCTTCTCGCTTGCGGAAATCGCCAACAGCAAGAGCGTTGTGAAGCTATGGGACACCATAGGGTTAGGGCTAAGGTTAGGTTTTGATAATTCTGATTGCTCAGACGACGAATCTGTTTACGATCACAATGAGGAACCGGGAATCTGCTCCGTTGCCTCCGGCAACCCTCCGGCTCCGGTGATGTCTTGCGCATCAGCATCGCCCGCGGTCGTGGTTTTAGGTGGAGAGAGCGCATCGGGGAATTTGGCAGTGAGGCTTTGGGACAGCAGGATCCGGAAACGATCGCCGGCGGTGGTTGCAGAGTGGGGGCCTACATCCAACGGGGTTGAGAAGGCTTACGTCAGAGATGACGGTCGTTACGTGTTGAGAGTTGGTGACATAAGGAACGTCAAGTTGCCGTTAGCAAACGTCAAAGCATCCTACATAGATAATACGTGGTGGCCTAACTCCTTccaccttcttcttcctccaatttaa
- the LOC130947985 gene encoding VQ motif-containing protein 8, chloroplastic-like yields the protein MRREEEKKTTTKKAVINGPRPSPLMINKDSHLIRKPSSQQRKPIIIYTVSPKIIHTKAQDFMALVQRLTGMSSSNSNNEASENFGSSLSDVSNNSSGIKQQQMNETSSALRRDNDIIHEDDDDDYGDNKKPGAIIHQYSPNSTSLMNFADMPLFTPNSSSDIFCSSRSLLFKHSDSSPYGILGNLISPSGLEFIKELPEY from the coding sequence ATGAGGCGTGAGGAAGAGAAGAAGACAACGACAAAGAAGGCAGTGATCAATGGCCCACGGCCTTCTCCCTTGATGATCAACAAGGATTCCCATTTGATTCGGAAGCCTTCTTCACAGCAGAGAAAACCAATCATCATATACACAGTCTCACCAAAGATTATCCACACCAAGGCCCAGGATTTCATGGCTCTTGTTCAGAGACTCACTGGCATGtcatcatcaaattccaataaTGAGGCCTCTGAGAATTTTGGGTCGTCTTTGTCAGATGTTTCCAACAACAGCAGCGGCATCAAGCAGCAGCAGATGAATGAAACTAGCTCAGCTCTTAGGAGGGATAATGATATTATtcatgaagatgatgatgatgattatggtGATAATAAGAAACCGGGTGCAATTATTCATCAGTATAGTCCCAATAGTACTAGTCTCATGAATTTTGCTGATATGCCACTCTTCACTCCAAATTCTTCATCAGATATATTCTGTTCATCAAGATCGCTACTCTTTAAACATTCCGATTCATCACCTTATGGGATTTTGGGTAATTTGATATCTCCTTCAGGCCTCGAATTCATCAAGGAACTTCCTGAATATTGA